In Fulvia fulva chromosome 10, complete sequence, a single window of DNA contains:
- a CDS encoding Quinone oxidoreductase-like protein 2 encodes MKAIQVKEYVKDPRDLQVSEIADPKPTPDQYTIAVKASATNFFDLLQIRGKYQHQPPFPWVSGAEFSGVVTAVPTSAAKRPPKFNVGDRVFGTGQGGYAYKVCAAESQLQPIPDGWSFYDAAGLFVTMPTSYAALVSRANIKKGDWVLVHAAAGGVGLAAVQIAKALGATVIATAGTQHKLDVAKSFGADYGVIYTDDSWPQKVQDLTPKKRGVDIVYDPVGLIEKSTKCIAWNGRLLVIGFAGGPIEKVATNRILLKNIAVVGLHWGAYAKFEPEMQAKVWEGLHVLMESKKIRATNYTDKEYKGLESVPAALEALGARETWGKVVVDLPETRESKL; translated from the coding sequence ATGAAAGCCATCCAAGTGAAAGAGTACGTCAAGGACCCTCGCGACCTGCAAGTCAGCGAGATAGCAGACCCCAAACCCACCCCCGACCAATACACCATCGCCGTCAAAGCCTCCGCAACCAACTTCTTCGACCTCCTCCAGATTCGCGGCAAATACCAGCATCAACCACCCTTCCCGTGGGTCTCTGGTGCCGAGTTCAGCGGCGTGGTCACAGCCGTCCCCACCTCAGCAGCGAAGCGGCCTCCAAAGTTCAATGTCGGCGATAGAGTCTTCGGCACTGGCCAGGGAGGCTATGCCTACAAAGTCTGCGCGGCGGAGTCGCAATTGCAGCCTATTCCTGATGGCTGGTCGTTCTACGATGCAGCGGGCCTCTTCGTGACGATGCCAACCTCGTACGCTGCTCTAGTCAGTCGAGCGAACATCAAGAAGGGTGACTGGGTTCTGGTCCATGCTGCAGCAGGTGGTGTAGGTCTTGCGGCTGTACAGATTGCCAAAGCACTCGGTGCAACTGTCATTGCTACAGCAGGTACACAACATAAGCTCGACGTCGCCAAATCGTTCGGAGCAGACTACGGCGTGATCTACACCGACGACTCCTGGCCGCAGAAAGTCCAAGACCTCACGCCAAAGAAGCGAGGCGTGGACATTGTGTACGACCCGGTTGGTCTCATCGAGAAGAGCACCAAGTGCATAGCTTGGAATGGACGATTGCTCGTGATAGGCTTCGCTGGTGGGCCGATCGAGAAGGTTGCTACGAACAGGATCTTGCTCAAGAACATTGCAGTCGTGGGACTGCATTGGGGCGCTTATGCCAAGTTTGAGCCGGAGATGCAGGCAAAGGTCTGGGAGGGCTTGCATGTATTGATGGAGTCGAAGAAGATCCGCGCAACGAATTACACGGATAAGGAGTACAAGGGACTGGAGAGTGTGCCGGCGGCGCTGGAGGCATTGGGGGCTAGGGAGACTTGGGGTAAGGTCGTGGTTGATTTGCCAGAGACGAGGGAGAGTAAGCTATAG
- a CDS encoding Ubiquitin domain-containing protein DSK2: protein MADSNTDGDAAEQQITFNIKSSSDAKHVVTVPLSMTVGDLKQKISTPEYADTPPERQRLIYSGRVLKDADTIASCKIKDGNTVHLVKSAASNQRQNPASQGGAVVPPGAGQPASNVPSNIAAGTGTGNPLAQLTGARYAGFHGLPGADMFGADGGMGAPPNPDQMLRMLDDPNFAQQMNEAMNNPAVLDMLRNNPMIRDNPMARAAIENPEMRRMMLNPDMIRMQMNMQRAMGQGGGEGVGAFPMPGQTDTTPATPGGNNESTTGTNSSATNAPSNPFAAFGQAGSGGAANPFAALFPGAGGNANQAGGAQGAGDAPGAGAAGQQNPFGNPFGGQGQDGPNNPFQQAAQQMMQNPEMMQNMMRMMGGGMGGNAGGEGAGAGGFNPFGAMGGFGAPTEPQAPADTRPPEERYESQLQSLNDMGFYDFDRNVQALRRSGGSVQGAVEYLLSN, encoded by the coding sequence ATGGCCGACAGTAACACTGACGGAGATGCCGCCGAGCAGCAAATCACCTTCAACATCAAGTCCTCCTCCGATGCGAAGCACGTAGTCACAGTTCCACTGTCCATGACCGTCGGCGACCTAAAACAGAAGATCTCCACTCCAGAATACGCAGATACACCTCCAGAACGACAACGGCTTATCTACAGCGGCCGAGTGCTGAAGGATGCCGACACGATAGCGAGCTGCAAGATTAAGGATGGCAACACAGTACATCTGGTCAAGAGCGCAGCGAGCAATCAGAGACAGAACCCCGCAAGTCAAGGCGGTGCCGTAGTGCCACCTGGAGCTGGACAACCCGCATCGAATGTGCCCTCCAACATAGCAGCGGGAACCGGCACAGGCAATCCTCTTGCACAGCTGACCGGCGCTCGCTATGCCGGCTTTCATGGCCTGCCCGGCGCGGACATGTTCGGCGCAGATGGCGGCATGGGTGCGCCGCCGAATCCGGACCAGATGCTCAGAATGCTCGATGACCCGAACTTTGCACAGCAGATGAATGAGGCTATGAACAACCCGGCAGTATTAGACATGCTTCGGAACAACCCGATGATCAGAGACAACCCGATGGCACGAGCTGCGATCGAAAACCCAGAGATGCGCCGCATGATGCTGAACCCGGACATGATTCGGATGCAGATGAACATGCAGCGTGCAATGGGCCAGGGTGGTGGTGAGGGCGTAGGTGCATTTCCTATGCCAGGGCAGACTGATACGACACCTGCCACACCAGGCGGTAACAACGAGAGCACTACGGGCACAAACTCATCGGCCACAAACGCACCCAGCAACCCGTTCGCAGCGTTCGGTCAGGCAGGGTCAGGCGGCGCCGCGAATCCTTTCGCGGCTCTTTTCCCAGGTGCTGGCGGAAACGCAAACCAAGCAGGAGGCGCACAAGGAGCCGGCGATGCACCGGGTGCCGGTGCAGCGGGCCAGCAGAACCCATTTGGTAATCCGTTTGGAGGTCAAGGCCAGGATGGACCAAACAACCCATTTCAGCAGGCGGCACAGCAGATGATGCAAAACCCAGAAATGATGCAGAACATGATGCGCATGATGGGTGGTGGCATGGGTGGTAACGCGGGAGGTGAAGGCGCTGGTGCCGGCGGTTTCAATCCATTTGGCGCCATGGGTGGGTTCGGCGCACCAACCGAGCCACAAGCACCTGCAGACACTCGGCCTCCTGAAGAGCGCTACGAATCACAATTACAGTCACTGAACGACATGGGATTCTACGACTTCGACCGAAACGTTCAAGCACTGAGAAGAAGTGGAGGTAGTGTGCAGGGAGCAGTGGAATACCTTCTTTCCAATTAA
- a CDS encoding L-arabinitol 4-dehydrogenase — protein sequence MSATATTTIAPSKANIGVYTNPAHDLWIADALPRSEQIEKGEDLKPGEITVAIKSTGICGSDVHFWHAGCIGPMIVEGDHVLGHESAGIVVAKHPSVSSHQVGDRVAVEPNIICGECEPCLTGKYNGCVQVEFRSTPPIPGLLRRYVNHPAVWCHKIGDMSYEDGALLEPLSVALAGMQRANITLGDSVLVCGAGPIGLVTLACVKAAGAEPIVITDIDEGRLKFAKEFCPSVRTHKVDFSHTPEQFAEKVVELADGVEPAVVMECTGVESSISGAIHAAKFGGKVFVIGVGRPEIKIPFMRLSTREVDLQFQYRYANTWPRAIRLLRGKVLDLSKLVTHRFKLEDAVDAFRVAADPKQGGIKVMIQSMEEGER from the exons ATGTCTGCTACTGCGACCACGACCATTGCGCCGTCCAAGGCAAACATCGGAGTGTATACGAACCCAGCACATGACCTATGGATCGCCGACGCATTGCCCAGGTCGGAGCAAATCGAGAAGGGTGAGGACTTGAAGCCAGGAGAGATCACAGTCGCGATCAAGAGCACTGGTATTTGCGG ATCAGATGTCCACTTCTGGCACGCCGGCTGCATAGGCCCCATGATCGTCGAGGGCGACCACGTCCTAGGCCACGAATCCGCCGGCATCGTAGTCGCGAAGCACCCATCCGTCTCATCCCACCAAGTCGGCGACCGCGTCGCAGTCGAGCCAAACATCATCTGCGGAGAATGCGAGCCTTGCCTGACTGGCAAGTACAATGGCTGCGTGCAAGTCGAGTTCCGATCCACTCCCCCGATCCCAGGTCTGCTCAGAAGATACGTAAACCACCCGGCGGTATGGTGTCACAAGATCGGTGACATGAGCTACGAAGATGGTGCCCTGCTGGAGCCGCTCTCTGTAGCGCTAGCAGGCATGCAAAGAGCAAACATCACATTGGGAGATAGCGTGCTGGTATGTGGTGCAGGACCAATTGGTCTGGTTACTTTGGCATGCGTGAAAGCTGCCGGCGCGGAACCCATCGTCATCACAGATATCGACGAGGGACGCCTGAAGTTCGCGAAAGAGTTCTGCCCAAGTGTCCGAACGCACAAAGTCGACTTCAGCCACACGCCCGAGCAATTCGCCGAGAAAGTCGTAGAGCTGGCAGACGGCGTTGAGCCAGCGGTCGTGATGGAGTGCACGGGTGTAGAATCCTCGATATCAGGCGCCATCCACGCGGCGAAATTCGGCGGCAAGGTCTTCGTCATTGGAGTGGGCCGGCCAGAGATTAAGATTCCGTTCATGAGGCTGAGCACAAGGGAGGTCGACCTGCAGTTTCAGTACCGATACGCAAACACTTGGCCGCGAGCCATCCGGTTATTGCGTGGGAAGGTGCTGGACTTGAGTAAGCTGGTCACGCATAGGTTCAAGCTTGAGGATGCGGTGGATGCGTTCAGGGTTGCGGCGGATCCTAAACAGGGTGGTATAAAGGTTATGATTCAGAGTATGGAAGAGGGAGAGAGGTAG